One region of Chanodichthys erythropterus isolate Z2021 chromosome 17, ASM2448905v1, whole genome shotgun sequence genomic DNA includes:
- the LOC137004416 gene encoding NLR family CARD domain-containing protein 3-like isoform X1: protein MSHVQQFKDGDFSPGCSSVQQKRSDSPELSCVSMKSGWSIDPPPEFKSGETQLDLSLAQLGRSDSPSVVSMKSDWSIDPPPEFKGGDRRQIHRSILRRRPGVTEPVCKKIKYDESINQPQDFNESMCPSVSHDSNPAEVLNRFRSNLNNKVQCLYEGTAQQENPTLLNEIYTELYITESESGEISNEHEVRQIETQSRRAATEDTPIQCNDIFRPLPGQDKPIRTVLTKGVAGIGKTVSVQKFILDWAEGKENQDVQLIFPLPFREINLMKDKTLSLSDLLHDFFPETKEMEISSDKYKVLFIFDGLDECRLSLDFQSDVRLCDVSESASVDVLLMNLIVGNLLPSALIWITSRPAAADLVPSECVHRVTEVRGFNEPQKEEYFRKKISDQSLANTIISHLKSSRSLDIMCHIPVFCWISAAVLEKMLSEAESGEIPKSLTQMYTHFLILQTNIKHEKDYEKNVTDEEMILKLGKLAFQQLVKGNVIFYEEDLRECGIDVTEASVYSGLCTQIFREEFGWYQGKVFCFVHLSVQEHLAALYVHLSCTNNNRNVFDQITKQSLPSKVKERIKHVSLSELHQRAVNEALQSKNGHLDLFLRFLLGLSVESHQILLQGLIKHTIISSDSSEETVEYIKKKISDTCSPEKSINLFHCLNELGDHSLVDEIQQYLKSGTLAEVKLSCSQWSALVFVMLTLEQVMDVFELNKFVGKENTSDKVLQKLLPVVKEFRSAQLDDCNITDKGCATLASALSSNPSHLRELNLSGNKIGDSGVKRLSDGLKDSHCKLEKLNLYHCGIKDEGCAALASALRSNPSHLRDLDLTENKIRDLGLKHLSDVLKDYLCKLEELRLMNCAITDEGCAALASALRSNPSHLRELDLSQNKIGNSGVIAFSAGLEDPRCRLEKLKLKNCGVTDEGCAALASALRSNPSHLRELDLSYNKLNLQVRFSTLQYILEILNNLLTLTI, encoded by the exons ATGAGTCACGTACAACAATTCAAAGATGGAGATTTTTCTCCAGGATGCAG TTCAGTCCAGCAGAAGAGATCCGATTCACCAGAGCTCAGCTGTGTGTCCATGAAGAGTGGCTGGTCTATAGATCCTCCACCTGAATTTAAAAGTGGAGAGACACAGCTGGATCTAAG TTTGGCTCAGTTGGGGAGATCCGATTCACCCAGCGTTGTGTCCATGAAGAGTGACTGGTCTATAGATCCTCCACCTGAATTTAAGGGTGGAGACAGAAGGCAGATTCACAG GTCAATCCTGCGACGCAGACCAGGTGTCACAGAACCTGTCTGTAAGAAAATTAAATATGACGAGTCTATAAATCAACCACAAGACTTTAATGAAAGCATGTGTCCTAGTGTCAG CCATGACTCTAATCCTGCTGAAGTCCTCAACAGGTTTAGATCAAATCTGAACAATAAGGTTCAGTGTCTGTATGAGGGAACAGCACAGCAGGAAAACCCAACACTCCTGAATGAGATCTACACAGAGCTCTACATCACAGAGAGTGAGAGTGGAGAGATCAGTAATGAGCATGAGGTGAGACAGATTGAGACACAATCCAGGAGAGCAGCAACAGAGGACACACCGATCCAATGCAATGACATCTTTAGACCTTTACCTGGAcaagacaaacccatcagaactgTGCTGACAAAGGGAGTCGCTGGCATTGGAAAAACAGTCTCTGTGCAGAAGTTCATCCTGGACTGGGCTGAAGGGAAAGAGAATCAGGACGTCCAGCTCATATTTCCACTTCCTTTCAGAGAGATCAACTTGATGAAGGACAAAACGCTCAGTCTTTCAGATCTTCTTCATGACTTTTTCCCTGAAACAAAAGAAATGGAAATATCCAGTGACAAATATAAAGTGttgttcatctttgatggtctgGACGAGTGTCGTCTGTCTCTGGATTTTCAGAGCGATGTGAGGTTGTGTGATGTAAGTGAATCAGCCTCAGTGGACGTGCTGCTGATGAACCTCATTGTGGGGAATCTGcttccctctgctctcatctggatcaccTCCAGACCAGCAGCAGCTGATCTCGTCCCCTCTGAGTGTGTCCATCGTGTGACAGAGGTACGAGGCTTCAATGAGCCACAGAAGGAGGAATACTTCAGGAAGAAAATCAGTGATCAGAGTCTGGCCAATACAATCATCTCACACCTGAAGTCATCAAGGAGCCTCGACATCATGTGCCACATCCCAGTGTTCTGCTGGATCTCAGCCGCTGTTCTAGAGAAGATGTTGAGCGAAGCAGAGAGTGGAGAGATTCCCAAGAGTCTCACTCAAATGTACACACACTTCCTGATCCTTCAGACCAACATCAAACATGAGAAGGACTATGAGAAGAACGTGACAGATGAAGAAATGATCCTCAAACTGGGGAAATTGGCTTTTCAGCAGCTTGTGAAAGGCAATGTGATCTTCTATGAGGAAGACCTGAGAGAGTGTGGCATTGATGTGACAGAAGCATCAGTGTACTCAGGATTGTGcactcagatcttcagagaggaGTTTGGCTGGTATCAGGGGAAAGTCTTCTGCTTTGTTCATCTGAGCGTTCAGGAACATCTAGCGGCTCTATATGTGCACCTCTCCTGtacaaacaacaacagaaatGTGTTTGACCAAATCACCAAACAGAGTTTGCCGTCTAAAGTTAAGGAGAGGATTAAACATGTTTCATTATCTGAGCTGCATCAGAGAGCTGTGAATGAGGCTCTGCAGAGTAAAAATGGACATCTGGACCTTTTCCTGCGGTTTCTTCTGGGTCTGTCAGTGGAGTCTCATCAGATTCTCCTTCAAGGACTAATAAAACATACAATCATCAGTTCTGACAGCAGTGAGGAAACAGTTGAGTACATCAAGAAGAAGATCAGTGACACTTGCTCTCCAGAGAAATCCATCAATCTGTTCCACTGTCTGAATGAACTGGGTGATCATTCACTAGTGGATGAAATACAACAGTATCTGAAATCTGGAACATTAGCTGAAGTCAAACTCTCCTGTTCTCAGTGGTCAGCTTTAGTCTTTGTAATGTTGACATTAGAGCAAGTGATGGATGTGTTTGAGCTGAATAAATTTGTTGGAAAAgaaaatacttcagataaagtTCTTCAGAAACTGCTTCCTGTGGTTAAAGAATTCAGATCAGCACA ATTGGATGACTGTAATATCACAGATAAAGGTTGTGCTActctggcttcagctctgagCTCTAACCCCTCACACCTTAGAGAACTGAATCTGTCTGGGAATAAAATAGGAGATTCTGGAGTGAAGCGTCTATCTGATGGACTTAAGGATTCTCATTGTAAACTGGAGAAACTGAA TCTGTACCATTGTGGAATCAAAGatgaaggttgtgctgctcttgcttcagctctgagatcaaacccctcacacctgagagatcTGGATCTGACTGAAAATAAGATTAGAGATTTGGGACTCAAGCACCTTTCTGATGTACTAAAAGATTATCTCTGTAAATTAGAGGAACTGAG GTTGATGAATTGTGCTATCACAGatgaaggttgtgctgctctggcttcagctctgagatcaaacccctcacactTGAGAGAACTGGATCTTTCTCAGAATAAAATAGGAAATTCAGGAGTGATTGCTTTCTCTGCTGGACTGGAGGATCCTCGCTGCAGATTAGAGAAACTGAA GCTAAAGAATTGTGGAGTCACAGatgaaggttgtgctgctctggcttcagctctgagatcaaacccctcacacctgagagaactGGATCTGTCTTATAATAAACTAAACCTACAAGTCAGATTCTCTACTCTACAGTATATTCTGGAAATACTGAATAATCTGCT GACTCTCACTATTTAG
- the LOC137004416 gene encoding NLR family CARD domain-containing protein 3-like isoform X3, which translates to MSHVQQFKDGDFSPGCSSVQQKRSDSPELSCVSMKSGWSIDPPPEFKSGETQLDLSLAQLGRSDSPSVVSMKSDWSIDPPPEFKGGDRRQIHRSILRRRPGVTEPVCKKIKYDESINQPQDFNESMCPSVSHDSNPAEVLNRFRSNLNNKVQCLYEGTAQQENPTLLNEIYTELYITESESGEISNEHEVRQIETQSRRAATEDTPIQCNDIFRPLPGQDKPIRTVLTKGVAGIGKTVSVQKFILDWAEGKENQDVQLIFPLPFREINLMKDKTLSLSDLLHDFFPETKEMEISSDKYKVLFIFDGLDECRLSLDFQSDVRLCDVSESASVDVLLMNLIVGNLLPSALIWITSRPAAADLVPSECVHRVTEVRGFNEPQKEEYFRKKISDQSLANTIISHLKSSRSLDIMCHIPVFCWISAAVLEKMLSEAESGEIPKSLTQMYTHFLILQTNIKHEKDYEKNVTDEEMILKLGKLAFQQLVKGNVIFYEEDLRECGIDVTEASVYSGLCTQIFREEFGWYQGKVFCFVHLSVQEHLAALYVHLSCTNNNRNVFDQITKQSLPSKVKERIKHVSLSELHQRAVNEALQSKNGHLDLFLRFLLGLSVESHQILLQGLIKHTIISSDSSEETVEYIKKKISDTCSPEKSINLFHCLNELGDHSLVDEIQQYLKSGTLAEVKLSCSQWSALVFVMLTLEQVMDVFELNKFVGKENTSDKVLQKLLPVVKEFRSAQLDDCNITDKGCATLASALSSNPSHLRELNLSGNKIGDSGVKRLSDGLKDSHCKLEKLNLYHCGIKDEGCAALASALRSNPSHLRDLDLTENKIRDLGLKHLSDVLKDYLCKLEELRLKNCGVTDEGCAALASALRSNPSHLRELDLSYNKLNLQVRFSTLQYILEILNNLLTLTI; encoded by the exons ATGAGTCACGTACAACAATTCAAAGATGGAGATTTTTCTCCAGGATGCAG TTCAGTCCAGCAGAAGAGATCCGATTCACCAGAGCTCAGCTGTGTGTCCATGAAGAGTGGCTGGTCTATAGATCCTCCACCTGAATTTAAAAGTGGAGAGACACAGCTGGATCTAAG TTTGGCTCAGTTGGGGAGATCCGATTCACCCAGCGTTGTGTCCATGAAGAGTGACTGGTCTATAGATCCTCCACCTGAATTTAAGGGTGGAGACAGAAGGCAGATTCACAG GTCAATCCTGCGACGCAGACCAGGTGTCACAGAACCTGTCTGTAAGAAAATTAAATATGACGAGTCTATAAATCAACCACAAGACTTTAATGAAAGCATGTGTCCTAGTGTCAG CCATGACTCTAATCCTGCTGAAGTCCTCAACAGGTTTAGATCAAATCTGAACAATAAGGTTCAGTGTCTGTATGAGGGAACAGCACAGCAGGAAAACCCAACACTCCTGAATGAGATCTACACAGAGCTCTACATCACAGAGAGTGAGAGTGGAGAGATCAGTAATGAGCATGAGGTGAGACAGATTGAGACACAATCCAGGAGAGCAGCAACAGAGGACACACCGATCCAATGCAATGACATCTTTAGACCTTTACCTGGAcaagacaaacccatcagaactgTGCTGACAAAGGGAGTCGCTGGCATTGGAAAAACAGTCTCTGTGCAGAAGTTCATCCTGGACTGGGCTGAAGGGAAAGAGAATCAGGACGTCCAGCTCATATTTCCACTTCCTTTCAGAGAGATCAACTTGATGAAGGACAAAACGCTCAGTCTTTCAGATCTTCTTCATGACTTTTTCCCTGAAACAAAAGAAATGGAAATATCCAGTGACAAATATAAAGTGttgttcatctttgatggtctgGACGAGTGTCGTCTGTCTCTGGATTTTCAGAGCGATGTGAGGTTGTGTGATGTAAGTGAATCAGCCTCAGTGGACGTGCTGCTGATGAACCTCATTGTGGGGAATCTGcttccctctgctctcatctggatcaccTCCAGACCAGCAGCAGCTGATCTCGTCCCCTCTGAGTGTGTCCATCGTGTGACAGAGGTACGAGGCTTCAATGAGCCACAGAAGGAGGAATACTTCAGGAAGAAAATCAGTGATCAGAGTCTGGCCAATACAATCATCTCACACCTGAAGTCATCAAGGAGCCTCGACATCATGTGCCACATCCCAGTGTTCTGCTGGATCTCAGCCGCTGTTCTAGAGAAGATGTTGAGCGAAGCAGAGAGTGGAGAGATTCCCAAGAGTCTCACTCAAATGTACACACACTTCCTGATCCTTCAGACCAACATCAAACATGAGAAGGACTATGAGAAGAACGTGACAGATGAAGAAATGATCCTCAAACTGGGGAAATTGGCTTTTCAGCAGCTTGTGAAAGGCAATGTGATCTTCTATGAGGAAGACCTGAGAGAGTGTGGCATTGATGTGACAGAAGCATCAGTGTACTCAGGATTGTGcactcagatcttcagagaggaGTTTGGCTGGTATCAGGGGAAAGTCTTCTGCTTTGTTCATCTGAGCGTTCAGGAACATCTAGCGGCTCTATATGTGCACCTCTCCTGtacaaacaacaacagaaatGTGTTTGACCAAATCACCAAACAGAGTTTGCCGTCTAAAGTTAAGGAGAGGATTAAACATGTTTCATTATCTGAGCTGCATCAGAGAGCTGTGAATGAGGCTCTGCAGAGTAAAAATGGACATCTGGACCTTTTCCTGCGGTTTCTTCTGGGTCTGTCAGTGGAGTCTCATCAGATTCTCCTTCAAGGACTAATAAAACATACAATCATCAGTTCTGACAGCAGTGAGGAAACAGTTGAGTACATCAAGAAGAAGATCAGTGACACTTGCTCTCCAGAGAAATCCATCAATCTGTTCCACTGTCTGAATGAACTGGGTGATCATTCACTAGTGGATGAAATACAACAGTATCTGAAATCTGGAACATTAGCTGAAGTCAAACTCTCCTGTTCTCAGTGGTCAGCTTTAGTCTTTGTAATGTTGACATTAGAGCAAGTGATGGATGTGTTTGAGCTGAATAAATTTGTTGGAAAAgaaaatacttcagataaagtTCTTCAGAAACTGCTTCCTGTGGTTAAAGAATTCAGATCAGCACA ATTGGATGACTGTAATATCACAGATAAAGGTTGTGCTActctggcttcagctctgagCTCTAACCCCTCACACCTTAGAGAACTGAATCTGTCTGGGAATAAAATAGGAGATTCTGGAGTGAAGCGTCTATCTGATGGACTTAAGGATTCTCATTGTAAACTGGAGAAACTGAA TCTGTACCATTGTGGAATCAAAGatgaaggttgtgctgctcttgcttcagctctgagatcaaacccctcacacctgagagatcTGGATCTGACTGAAAATAAGATTAGAGATTTGGGACTCAAGCACCTTTCTGATGTACTAAAAGATTATCTCTGTAAATTAGAGGAACTGAG GCTAAAGAATTGTGGAGTCACAGatgaaggttgtgctgctctggcttcagctctgagatcaaacccctcacacctgagagaactGGATCTGTCTTATAATAAACTAAACCTACAAGTCAGATTCTCTACTCTACAGTATATTCTGGAAATACTGAATAATCTGCT GACTCTCACTATTTAG
- the LOC137004416 gene encoding NLR family CARD domain-containing protein 3-like isoform X2, whose product MSHVQQFKDGDFSPGCSSVQQKRSDSPELSCVSMKSGWSIDPPPEFKSGETQLDLSLAQLGRSDSPSVVSMKSDWSIDPPPEFKGGDRRQIHSHDSNPAEVLNRFRSNLNNKVQCLYEGTAQQENPTLLNEIYTELYITESESGEISNEHEVRQIETQSRRAATEDTPIQCNDIFRPLPGQDKPIRTVLTKGVAGIGKTVSVQKFILDWAEGKENQDVQLIFPLPFREINLMKDKTLSLSDLLHDFFPETKEMEISSDKYKVLFIFDGLDECRLSLDFQSDVRLCDVSESASVDVLLMNLIVGNLLPSALIWITSRPAAADLVPSECVHRVTEVRGFNEPQKEEYFRKKISDQSLANTIISHLKSSRSLDIMCHIPVFCWISAAVLEKMLSEAESGEIPKSLTQMYTHFLILQTNIKHEKDYEKNVTDEEMILKLGKLAFQQLVKGNVIFYEEDLRECGIDVTEASVYSGLCTQIFREEFGWYQGKVFCFVHLSVQEHLAALYVHLSCTNNNRNVFDQITKQSLPSKVKERIKHVSLSELHQRAVNEALQSKNGHLDLFLRFLLGLSVESHQILLQGLIKHTIISSDSSEETVEYIKKKISDTCSPEKSINLFHCLNELGDHSLVDEIQQYLKSGTLAEVKLSCSQWSALVFVMLTLEQVMDVFELNKFVGKENTSDKVLQKLLPVVKEFRSAQLDDCNITDKGCATLASALSSNPSHLRELNLSGNKIGDSGVKRLSDGLKDSHCKLEKLNLYHCGIKDEGCAALASALRSNPSHLRDLDLTENKIRDLGLKHLSDVLKDYLCKLEELRLMNCAITDEGCAALASALRSNPSHLRELDLSQNKIGNSGVIAFSAGLEDPRCRLEKLKLKNCGVTDEGCAALASALRSNPSHLRELDLSYNKLNLQVRFSTLQYILEILNNLLTLTI is encoded by the exons ATGAGTCACGTACAACAATTCAAAGATGGAGATTTTTCTCCAGGATGCAG TTCAGTCCAGCAGAAGAGATCCGATTCACCAGAGCTCAGCTGTGTGTCCATGAAGAGTGGCTGGTCTATAGATCCTCCACCTGAATTTAAAAGTGGAGAGACACAGCTGGATCTAAG TTTGGCTCAGTTGGGGAGATCCGATTCACCCAGCGTTGTGTCCATGAAGAGTGACTGGTCTATAGATCCTCCACCTGAATTTAAGGGTGGAGACAGAAGGCAGATTCACAG CCATGACTCTAATCCTGCTGAAGTCCTCAACAGGTTTAGATCAAATCTGAACAATAAGGTTCAGTGTCTGTATGAGGGAACAGCACAGCAGGAAAACCCAACACTCCTGAATGAGATCTACACAGAGCTCTACATCACAGAGAGTGAGAGTGGAGAGATCAGTAATGAGCATGAGGTGAGACAGATTGAGACACAATCCAGGAGAGCAGCAACAGAGGACACACCGATCCAATGCAATGACATCTTTAGACCTTTACCTGGAcaagacaaacccatcagaactgTGCTGACAAAGGGAGTCGCTGGCATTGGAAAAACAGTCTCTGTGCAGAAGTTCATCCTGGACTGGGCTGAAGGGAAAGAGAATCAGGACGTCCAGCTCATATTTCCACTTCCTTTCAGAGAGATCAACTTGATGAAGGACAAAACGCTCAGTCTTTCAGATCTTCTTCATGACTTTTTCCCTGAAACAAAAGAAATGGAAATATCCAGTGACAAATATAAAGTGttgttcatctttgatggtctgGACGAGTGTCGTCTGTCTCTGGATTTTCAGAGCGATGTGAGGTTGTGTGATGTAAGTGAATCAGCCTCAGTGGACGTGCTGCTGATGAACCTCATTGTGGGGAATCTGcttccctctgctctcatctggatcaccTCCAGACCAGCAGCAGCTGATCTCGTCCCCTCTGAGTGTGTCCATCGTGTGACAGAGGTACGAGGCTTCAATGAGCCACAGAAGGAGGAATACTTCAGGAAGAAAATCAGTGATCAGAGTCTGGCCAATACAATCATCTCACACCTGAAGTCATCAAGGAGCCTCGACATCATGTGCCACATCCCAGTGTTCTGCTGGATCTCAGCCGCTGTTCTAGAGAAGATGTTGAGCGAAGCAGAGAGTGGAGAGATTCCCAAGAGTCTCACTCAAATGTACACACACTTCCTGATCCTTCAGACCAACATCAAACATGAGAAGGACTATGAGAAGAACGTGACAGATGAAGAAATGATCCTCAAACTGGGGAAATTGGCTTTTCAGCAGCTTGTGAAAGGCAATGTGATCTTCTATGAGGAAGACCTGAGAGAGTGTGGCATTGATGTGACAGAAGCATCAGTGTACTCAGGATTGTGcactcagatcttcagagaggaGTTTGGCTGGTATCAGGGGAAAGTCTTCTGCTTTGTTCATCTGAGCGTTCAGGAACATCTAGCGGCTCTATATGTGCACCTCTCCTGtacaaacaacaacagaaatGTGTTTGACCAAATCACCAAACAGAGTTTGCCGTCTAAAGTTAAGGAGAGGATTAAACATGTTTCATTATCTGAGCTGCATCAGAGAGCTGTGAATGAGGCTCTGCAGAGTAAAAATGGACATCTGGACCTTTTCCTGCGGTTTCTTCTGGGTCTGTCAGTGGAGTCTCATCAGATTCTCCTTCAAGGACTAATAAAACATACAATCATCAGTTCTGACAGCAGTGAGGAAACAGTTGAGTACATCAAGAAGAAGATCAGTGACACTTGCTCTCCAGAGAAATCCATCAATCTGTTCCACTGTCTGAATGAACTGGGTGATCATTCACTAGTGGATGAAATACAACAGTATCTGAAATCTGGAACATTAGCTGAAGTCAAACTCTCCTGTTCTCAGTGGTCAGCTTTAGTCTTTGTAATGTTGACATTAGAGCAAGTGATGGATGTGTTTGAGCTGAATAAATTTGTTGGAAAAgaaaatacttcagataaagtTCTTCAGAAACTGCTTCCTGTGGTTAAAGAATTCAGATCAGCACA ATTGGATGACTGTAATATCACAGATAAAGGTTGTGCTActctggcttcagctctgagCTCTAACCCCTCACACCTTAGAGAACTGAATCTGTCTGGGAATAAAATAGGAGATTCTGGAGTGAAGCGTCTATCTGATGGACTTAAGGATTCTCATTGTAAACTGGAGAAACTGAA TCTGTACCATTGTGGAATCAAAGatgaaggttgtgctgctcttgcttcagctctgagatcaaacccctcacacctgagagatcTGGATCTGACTGAAAATAAGATTAGAGATTTGGGACTCAAGCACCTTTCTGATGTACTAAAAGATTATCTCTGTAAATTAGAGGAACTGAG GTTGATGAATTGTGCTATCACAGatgaaggttgtgctgctctggcttcagctctgagatcaaacccctcacactTGAGAGAACTGGATCTTTCTCAGAATAAAATAGGAAATTCAGGAGTGATTGCTTTCTCTGCTGGACTGGAGGATCCTCGCTGCAGATTAGAGAAACTGAA GCTAAAGAATTGTGGAGTCACAGatgaaggttgtgctgctctggcttcagctctgagatcaaacccctcacacctgagagaactGGATCTGTCTTATAATAAACTAAACCTACAAGTCAGATTCTCTACTCTACAGTATATTCTGGAAATACTGAATAATCTGCT GACTCTCACTATTTAG